The DNA sequence AGTTCTATTAGGTGATAAAATTCCTTTCGATCATGGTTATCTTTTATATTCTGCTATCTCACGCCTATTTCCTATTATTCATGATATAGATGATTTAAGTATTTTACCCATTATTGGAAAGCCCGAATTTCCCCAAAATCTTTATTTAACCCCCGAATCTCAATTATGTTTGCGTTTATTCACTGATAAAGTACCTTTGATTTATCGTTTAGCTGGAAAAACACTAAATCTTAATAACGATAAGATTCGTTTAGGCTTACCAGAATCTCAAGAATTAGAAGGATGCGGTCAGCGTGGCTGTGCCTTTGGCATCGCCTCTATGCACGATTGGTTATCATTAGAGGTTTTGATGAACCTAATGGCTTTATTAAAGCCGTAGAGCGTCAATTAGAAAGCCTGAATATCTTAGCAAAGGTCAATTTAACCACTAAATCAGGAAAACCCATCCGCCGCACCATGAAAATAAAAGGAAAAACATTGATTGGTTTCGGAGTAGAAATAACTGAATTAAGTGAAAATAATTCGATTTTACTTCAAGAACAAGGTATTGGGGGAAAGCATAAAATGGGATGTGGAGTATTTGTACCAATGTAAAAATCATTAATGAATAAGGCGAAAATAAATCTTAGTATTCATGCCCCAGATACAACAATCATTCATCGGGCGGGAATATTAGGATTATGGATGACATTAAAACAACTAGAAGTTGAATTTCCCCAACCAAAGGAGCGTTTAGGAGGAATATGGTGGACTTTGACAAATGATAGTATTAGCATTGATTGGCAAGGGGAAGACTTAGAGGTTTTAGATTGGCTGTTGAAACAATCTTTTCGGTTAGATGATCGAGGTATTATTCAATTAACAGGATTGCAAAGAAAATCCATACCTTTAGAAAATAAAATACACCTACATCAAACAATTTCGGCTACCCTGCTACAGTACAATGGTTCTGTCCAACCATTAAAAAAAGGCTATTTTGAATCAATGGATGTTCAAGTGGGAAATCTCAAATTAAGCCTTAGTTATAAACCACTGACTTCTTATTTTTACCAAAACTTTGCTTCTGAATTATGTGAGAAGAAAAGTAAACAACTTAAACAAAACCATTATATTCCTATTGTGAGTCGATTATATCCAGGGGCAATTGTTCAGCATGATTTAATTCGAGCGAAAAATCAGTGTCGAGAAAAGCTGGAATATGCTTTTGCTTTACTTTTTGTGCCGATCGCATCTCAATTTCTAGTTTTGTCTGAGGAGATAAAAAAACAAATTAGCTCAGAAAAAAGTCATCCCACAGAATATTTAATGATTATTCCAGAAACTACCAATCCAGAAACCGTCTCTCTATATTTTGGTTTTCTTAAAAATAAAAGCTATGATAAAATGATGACGATCAGTCTCATTGACAATAATACTCAAGTTAATATATTAATTTTTAATTAACTCAAAGATAATAATGAAACAACTATCCTTACTTCCTGAGCTAGAAATAAAAAAGAAGAAACAAGCAAAATTAGGAAGATATGAGCGTCTTCAACGAGAATTAGA is a window from the Cyanobacterium sp. Dongsha4 genome containing:
- a CDS encoding type I-MYXAN CRISPR-associated protein Cas6/Cmx6, whose protein sequence is MSRLFPIIHDIDDLSILPIIGKPEFPQNLYLTPESQLCLRLFTDKVPLIYRLAGKTLNLNNDKIRLGLPESQELEGCGQRGCAFGIASMHDWLSLEVLMNLMALLKP
- a CDS encoding type I-MYXAN CRISPR-associated protein Cas6/Cmx6, with the translated sequence MVIIRGFDEPNGFIKAVERQLESLNILAKVNLTTKSGKPIRRTMKIKGKTLIGFGVEITELSENNSILLQEQGIGGKHKMGCGVFVPM
- the cas8a1 gene encoding type I-MYXAN CRISPR-associated Cas8a1/Cmx1 codes for the protein MNKAKINLSIHAPDTTIIHRAGILGLWMTLKQLEVEFPQPKERLGGIWWTLTNDSISIDWQGEDLEVLDWLLKQSFRLDDRGIIQLTGLQRKSIPLENKIHLHQTISATLLQYNGSVQPLKKGYFESMDVQVGNLKLSLSYKPLTSYFYQNFASELCEKKSKQLKQNHYIPIVSRLYPGAIVQHDLIRAKNQCREKLEYAFALLFVPIASQFLVLSEEIKKQISSEKSHPTEYLMIIPETTNPETVSLYFGFLKNKSYDKMMTISLIDNNTQVNILIFN